A region from the Triticum aestivum cultivar Chinese Spring chromosome 3D, IWGSC CS RefSeq v2.1, whole genome shotgun sequence genome encodes:
- the LOC123076749 gene encoding probable serine/threonine-protein kinase PBL28, translating into MDGLGHTALVAQLVGTVGRLISKIIDAARTARQNKRECEYLAVLLSIIGDVLPRLPHDADVDRPLRELGKTLGEAHELVLACQNWSTARQLIGARCHADSLKEVSTRIDSYINLLNLVFNTTAGRSPRNHTTTAPSPGSSSRPAGPVRLTWADTAAATNYFADELRRGSSEALYKGRLRDGPEVAVKVLNKNGRHNVEGAFVAERYILSPLRHDHIVRLVGWCSDEEDRMFVYEHEQMSNGTLRDHLMRLRRRARVRARLRGGSSSSSPVRATWKARVEVLVGASQAIEHLHGRAVIHRNVSSFNILLDGSWSPRLSGFGEAILQEATGDQLVAEVVGTPSYLDPEYRRTGRVSPASDVYSFGTVMLEALTGEDPATLQVDSALLAIRNNKLRDVLDRRPATAGQLEALELVARTAECCLYPHGKDRPAISKVVVSLARALLIINFTPSVSK; encoded by the coding sequence ATGGACGGGCTAGGGCATACCGCCTTGGTGGCGCAGCTCGTCGGGACCGTGGGCAGGCTCATCTCCAAGATCATTGATGCTGCGAGGACGGCACGCCAGAACAAGCGGGAGTGCGAGTACCTCGCCGTCCTCCTGTCCATCATCGGCGACGTGCTTCCTCGCCTGCCGCATGACGCGGATGTGGATCGGCCGCTCAGAGAGCTGGGCAAGACGCTGGGCGAAGCGCACGAGCTGGTCCTCGCCTGCCAGAATTGGAGCACAGCCAGGCAGCTCATCGGCGCCCGCTGCCATGCCGACAGCTTGAAGGAGGTCAGTACGAGGATCGACTCCTACATCAACCTCTTGAACTTGGTCTTTAATACCACCGCCGGCCGCTCCCCTCGCAACCACACGACGACAGCGCCGTCGCCGGGCAGTTCCTCTCGTCCTGCCGGCCCCGTGAGGCTCACGTGGGCGGATACAGCAGCGGCGACCAATTACTTCGCCGACGAACTCAGACGAGGCAGCTCGGAGGCGTTGTACAAGGGCCGTCTCCGCGACGGCCCGGAGGTGGCCGTGAAGGTGCTGAACAAGAACGGGCGGCACAACGTGGAGGGCGCGTTCGTGGCAGAGCGCTACATCCTCTCCCCCCTCCGGCACGACCACATCGTGCGACTCGTCGGCTGGTGCTCCGATGAGGAGGACCGCATGTTCGTCTACGAGCACGAGCAAATGAGCAACGGCACGCTCAGAGACCACCTGatgcgcctgcgccggcgcgcgCGCGTTCGAGCGCGCCTGCGGGGCGGCTCCTCTAGCTCGTCGCCGGTGAGGGCGACCTGGAAGGCGCGCGTCGAGGTGCTGGTGGGCGCGTCGCAGGCCATCGAGCACTTGCACGGCCGCGCGGTCATCCATCGCAACGTCAGCTCGTTCAACATCCTCCTTGACGGAAGCTGGTCACCGCGCCTGTCTGGCTTCGGCGAAGCGATCTTGCAGGAGGCGACCGGCGACCAGCTTGTCGCCGAGGTCGTCGGCACGCCCAGTTATCTCGACCCGGAGTACCGCCGCACGGGGCGTGTGAGCCCGGCCAGCGATGTGTACAGCTTCGGGACGGTGATGCTAGAGGCGCTGACGGGGGAGGATCCGGCCACTCTGCAGGTGGACTCCGCGCTGCTGGCCATACGGAACAACAAGCTGCGGGATGTGCTGGACCGCCGCCCGGCCACGGCGGGGCAGCTGGAGGCGCTGGAGCTCGTGGCACGCACGGCGGAGTGCTGCCTGTACCCGCATGGGAAGGACAGGCCGGCCATCTCGAAGGTTGtggtcagcctcgcgagggcgctccTGATCATAAATTTTACTccatccgtttcaaaatag